The following are from one region of the Angustibacter sp. Root456 genome:
- a CDS encoding MCE family protein: MVTRGVKLQLVAFVAIALVAVSVLSANYVGLFDKVAGGRYVVTADFGDSGGIFTGAEVTYRGVTIGKVDRLRLTDGGVLVDLRLDRGSQVPRDTLAVVENRSAVGEQYVDLQPRSGGGPYLTAGSRIARADTRTPTRIDTVLLDVDRLVRSVDKNDLSTTVEELGRAFAGGGTDLQRLIDAGDALTQSATEALPETTRLIQDGHTVLETQKASGSDIRSFSADLADLSGQLRSSDADLRAVLDRGVVASQQLDGLLRENRTNLGALLTNLVTVGQVTVTRTKGIRQMFITYPDVVRGGYTVVPGDGTAHFGLQLNTDNPPACTRGYGSTQRTDPQQTTHLPPVNTSVRCALPRGSASSVRGAQNAPRPQSAPASSVPFGPFGLTDAGSDLPTVVTSAPPSGVDTLAWMLLGGQS, from the coding sequence ATGGTCACCCGGGGCGTGAAGCTGCAGCTCGTGGCGTTCGTCGCGATCGCGCTGGTGGCCGTGAGCGTGCTCTCGGCGAACTACGTGGGCCTGTTCGACAAGGTCGCGGGCGGCCGGTACGTCGTCACCGCTGACTTCGGCGACTCCGGCGGCATCTTCACCGGCGCCGAGGTCACCTACCGCGGGGTCACGATCGGCAAGGTCGACCGGCTGCGGCTCACCGACGGCGGCGTGCTCGTCGACCTGCGGCTCGACCGCGGCAGCCAGGTGCCCCGCGACACCCTGGCGGTCGTCGAGAACCGCTCGGCGGTGGGCGAGCAGTACGTCGACCTCCAACCCCGCTCCGGCGGTGGCCCCTACCTCACCGCCGGGTCGCGCATCGCCCGCGCCGACACCCGCACACCCACCCGCATCGACACCGTGCTGCTCGATGTCGACCGGCTCGTGCGGTCGGTCGACAAGAACGACCTCAGCACCACCGTCGAGGAGCTGGGGCGCGCCTTCGCCGGCGGCGGCACCGACCTGCAGCGGCTCATCGACGCCGGTGACGCCCTCACCCAGTCGGCCACCGAAGCCCTCCCCGAGACCACGCGGCTGATCCAGGACGGCCACACCGTGCTGGAGACCCAGAAGGCCTCCGGCAGCGACATCCGCTCGTTCTCCGCCGACCTCGCCGACCTGTCGGGGCAGCTGCGCAGCAGCGACGCCGACCTGCGGGCGGTGCTCGACCGCGGCGTGGTCGCCAGCCAGCAGCTCGACGGGCTGCTGCGCGAGAACCGCACCAACCTCGGCGCTCTGCTCACCAACCTCGTCACGGTGGGCCAGGTGACCGTGACGCGCACGAAGGGGATCCGCCAGATGTTCATCACCTACCCCGACGTCGTGCGGGGCGGCTACACCGTCGTGCCCGGCGACGGCACGGCCCACTTCGGGCTGCAGCTCAACACCGACAACCCGCCGGCGTGCACGCGCGGCTACGGCAGCACCCAGCGCACCGACCCGCAGCAGACCACCCACCTGCCGCCGGTCAACACCAGCGTGCGCTGCGCGCTGCCGCGCGGGTCGGCGTCGTCGGTGCGCGGCGCGCAGAACGCTCCCCGGCCGCAGAGCGCCCCCGCGTCGTCCGTGCCGTTCGGACCCTTCGGGCTGACCGACGCCGGGTCCGACCTCCCCACGGTCGTGACCTCCGCGCCGCCCTCCGGCGTCGACACGCTGGCCTGGATGCTGCTGGGCGGTCAGTCGTGA
- a CDS encoding MCE family protein yields the protein MRAVLRRARLVAAAVVGAMLLAGCQGAYDIALPGGVAGHGDIYRVTVQFADVMDLVPQSAVKVGDVTVGSVEDITLKGWTAQVVVRLKDSVKLPDNATAELKQTSLLGEKYVSLQAPTDAAPVGRLSDGDVIPLARTGRNPEVEEVLGAMSLLLNGGGVAQLKIIETELNKALTGNETAVRDLLAQLDTFVGELDSQKAEINRAIDSIDQLSARLAAQRADIATALDALPGGLKVLADQRKQLTAMLTSLSRLGAVGSRVITASKDDTVANLKALRPVLAALNDAGDDLPKSLQLLLTYPFPDKALEGVKGDYTNLWITADLDARSLLDLPTGPSGPLPGVPGLPPLPQLPDVTSIPCTILGQVVQFPGTSCPAPIAPGDQTVQCRYDAVPALVLPFKGTRCPQGWTKVTTPAPSPTSGGGSGGGSGGGSGGGICLPGVLCLGEAQRTGIEGLLLGGIDPQAVS from the coding sequence ATGAGGGCCGTGCTGCGCCGGGCGCGCCTGGTCGCGGCCGCCGTCGTCGGTGCGATGCTGCTCGCCGGCTGCCAGGGTGCCTACGACATCGCGCTGCCCGGCGGCGTGGCCGGGCACGGCGACATCTACCGCGTCACCGTGCAGTTCGCGGACGTCATGGACCTCGTGCCGCAGTCGGCCGTGAAGGTCGGCGACGTCACCGTGGGCTCGGTCGAGGACATCACGCTCAAGGGCTGGACGGCGCAGGTGGTGGTGCGGCTGAAGGACTCCGTGAAGCTGCCCGACAACGCCACCGCCGAGCTGAAGCAGACCAGCCTGCTGGGCGAGAAGTACGTCTCGCTGCAGGCGCCCACCGACGCCGCACCGGTCGGCCGGCTCTCGGACGGCGACGTCATCCCGTTGGCACGCACCGGGCGCAACCCCGAGGTCGAGGAGGTCCTCGGCGCGATGTCGCTGCTGCTGAACGGCGGCGGCGTGGCGCAGCTGAAGATCATCGAGACCGAGCTCAACAAGGCGCTCACCGGCAACGAGACGGCCGTGCGCGACCTGCTCGCCCAGCTCGACACGTTCGTCGGCGAGCTCGACTCGCAGAAGGCCGAGATCAACCGCGCGATCGACAGCATCGACCAGCTCTCGGCCCGCCTCGCCGCCCAGCGCGCCGACATCGCGACGGCACTCGACGCGCTGCCCGGCGGCCTGAAGGTGCTGGCCGACCAGCGCAAGCAGCTCACCGCCATGCTGACCTCGCTGAGCCGGCTGGGTGCGGTGGGCTCGCGCGTGATCACCGCCTCGAAGGACGACACCGTCGCCAACCTCAAAGCCCTGCGGCCGGTGCTCGCGGCGCTCAACGACGCGGGCGACGACCTGCCGAAGTCGCTGCAGCTGCTGCTCACCTACCCCTTCCCCGACAAGGCCCTCGAGGGCGTGAAGGGCGACTACACCAACCTGTGGATCACCGCTGATCTCGACGCCCGCTCGCTCCTCGACCTCCCGACCGGTCCGAGCGGTCCGCTGCCCGGCGTCCCCGGGTTGCCGCCGCTGCCGCAGCTGCCGGACGTCACGAGCATCCCCTGCACGATCCTCGGCCAGGTGGTGCAGTTCCCCGGCACCTCATGCCCCGCTCCCATCGCACCCGGTGACCAGACCGTGCAGTGCCGGTACGACGCCGTGCCCGCCCTCGTGCTGCCGTTCAAGGGCACCCGGTGCCCCCAGGGCTGGACGAAGGTCACCACGCCCGCGCCGAGCCCGACGTCCGGGGGCGGCTCGGGTGGTGGCTCGGGCGGTGGCTCCGGCGGCGGCATCTGCCTGCCCGGCGTCCTGTGCCTCGGTGAGGCGCAGCGCACCGGCATCGAGGGCCTGCTGCTCGGCGGCATCGACCCGCAGGCGGTGAGCTGA